The stretch of DNA TTTTGGATATTCTCTACTTTTGGCTTTGGGAGGAAGTGAAGATATTGAAAACATCAAGATAGTCAAGACTATTCCGTACATTGACATTTGTACCCAAACAATCGGCGAATTTGAAATTGCAGATAAATGGTGAATATAGAATAGGTTGATAACAACGCAGGATAACGGCAAGCCGTTCCCTGCTGAACCATTAGTAGCAATCAGAAACAAATAGTAGTATGGAACATTTCAAAGAAGTACCAGATGTAAATCGGTTAATAATATCTCCTCTCTATTTAAGAGAAGGATTAGAGTTTGCAAAAAATCAAGGCTATAATGATATTTTAATATCAACGGACGACATCGGCATCAGTGGTGTTTCCTGTAAACACACATTAAATGTAAGTCTAATATGTGAATATGATTTTATTGAAACCTTGATTATTTCAGGGTACGACTTTACAATAGAACCATGCAATTTAAATCAACTAAGTGTTTTACCGCACTTAAAAAAATTGGGACTTTGGATTGACAAGGTCTTTACTATTGATTTCAGTTTGTTTCCCAAACTTGAAGAATTGAAGTATTATCATACAAAACAAACAGAAAATGTAGATACTTTAATAAACTTGAAACGACTGCATATTTATAATCTCAAATCAGAAGATTTGAAAGAACTGAAAAGCATGAATTTGTTAGAAGAACTGACACTATGGGATGCCAAAAATATAAATTTGAATGGTTTATGTCAATTAACTAACATAAGAACGTTGGAGATTGTTCGTTCTCGAAAAATGATAGATATTAGAGGTTTATGTAATTCAAATAGACTTAAAGAATTATCATTATATTATTGCAATAACATAACGGACATTAGTGTTTTGAACCGTTTATCAAGAGTTAAAATACTTAGATTACGTAACTGTAAACGACTTCAAGATTTAACCCAATTAGTACCCAACAATACGATTAAGCAGATTAGTATTTCAAGTCTAAAAGACTTGAAATTTTTGGCAGGAATGAAGAAACTCAAATTCTTGCATTTTGATGATGTAATTGATGGAGATATATCCCCATTATTGGACTCTTCTTTAGAGTTTGTAGGTATGGTTTCAAAAAAGAAATATTCCCATACAGAAAAGGAAGTGAACCTAATACTGGAAAGAAACCGATTGAATAATAAATAGCTACTAACAAACCGGGCTAACGCTTACAGCGTTCCCCGCTTAGCCATTATAAACAGTAATGCAAAATATGAAACAGAAAATATACCATATCATTATCTTTTTACTCTTTTGGTTTTGTGGAGTAGCCTATTCACAAAATCCCAAAGCAGATATTTTGCAGCAAGACCTTTCGGGCTTGTTTGACAATTTAAGCATGATTGGCATATTAGGAGAAGATTGTAGCCGAATTGATATTCATATTACCGAAGTTCGGAAAATGGATAGTAGAGAATATGAGATAAAGGGTATCAGTCGTACCCGATTATCCGTAATCTGTCCGTTTAAGGGAAAGGTTTGTGTAGATAGCATTTCTTCCTGTTCCCAAATGATAAAAAGTGAATATACGGAATTGGACGGTTTCATATACGGGTATTACTCGTTTGCGGAATACGGAGATAAACGATATAGCGGTACATTCTCCGGTTCTTTCAAGCAGGGGTATCGGATGAGCGGACAGCAAATAGAGAAAGGACGGAATGAAATAGCAGAACTGAAATTGAACTTATCTGAATATCGGGGTAAGTGGAAATCCGCAAAGGGACTGACAAAAGTCTGTTCTTGGGCAGATGAGATTATACCCGATACTCCTGCAAACTTCTGCCTGTTTAATGATGCAGGCGAATGGATTGTATCACCGAAATATCGTAAGAATGGTTGGGAAAATCTATATAATGCCTATCACAATGAAAATCTGACAACGGACGAGATACAAAAGGCTCGTGAGGTGGAAGAACAGGAATGGTGGGTAAATAAAAGCCAATCATGCAAAGTAATTTGAGTTTATAACAAAGCGTGATAACGCCTAACAGCGTTCCCCGCTTAGCCATTACTAACAATACGAATAACTCTTTATGATAAAATTCATTTTAGATGCGATGTATTATCAGATATTCATATTTAATAGGGATAAATTTATATTGGAAAATCCACATGAGCGGACGATACAGATAATATGTGGAATATTATTTCTTCCTGTTATAGTATTGACGTATCTACTGATAAAGGAGAATTTCAATTATAAAACCCCTTTTGTGTTTTTTATCATAATCTATGTTTTACTATACAAGACATTCTGTTCGTATTATATCAAAAGGAAAAAAGGTATGGAAATTATAAGGAGTAAACCTCTAATATTTAATAGCCAAAAGATTTCTTCCTTCATATCATGGATGATTTATCCCATTTTGGTTGTATTACTTTATTTTATAATAACACATCGTCATTGGCTAAAAATTATACAATAAAGATTTAATAAGTTAGTAACAACGAAAGATAGCATCTGACGATGCTCCTTTCTAACCAATAGCGTACATATATGAATAATGTAACAAGAGTAAGAATTGTATATGAATGTAGCATAATAGGTGTTGTTTTGCTGACATTCTTAAAAGGTATGTTCCCATACATGGGAGCATGGTGGCGAGTAGCCCTTATTACTTCACTTGTAGGATTGTGGTTTTCACTATCTTATCTGAAACGGTATAATTATAAATGGGGGTTCAATTACATAGGAAATCATTTATACATTAACCTCTTATTGAAAGTACAGAAGTGGTTTCAGAACGCTACAATCATAGCCTTATTGATACCTGTATTCTTAAAAGACCTCTTGTATAATCAATATTGCTTAGTAGCATATATATTGCTTGTAGGTATGTTCTTGGGCGTGAAGCTGGCTACTTACACAGTAGAGTACGCTATATATAAAAGTAAATTCATTGGTAACAAGGAAAGATAACCCCTGAACGCTTTCCCTCACCAAACCATTATGAATAAAGGAATAAAAAAGACAGATAACTATTTTGAACGAGTGAAGCAGCGTGCAAACCGGACGAATTACAGATACTATTTTTTTGACTACCTATATTTCAAGGGAGAGGTTTGGGGCAAGAAGATAGGGCGGATGTCAGGTTTTATACTGCTGTTTTGGTATTGGTGGTGGGTAGTAGTTCTGCCCGGCAACTTTCTCCTGATTAACAATGTACCGCAATGGTCGTCCTTACATCTTGGCTATTTAGGTGCAATGTTTTTGCTTATTTGTGTATTTATTCTTGCACGATACAGGAAAGCCCGTGTACAGGCATTGTTGAACCGCTACCGCCGCTCTAAGCATATCAGCGCAGTACAGGCATATTTTCTGTTCCTGCTGCCCTTTGTACTTTTCTTCTTAGAAACATGGCTGTTCGATGAATGGGGTTGGACGGATTGCGTGAAGTGGAACAAATGATATGTCATTCATATATAAAACATCAGATATGGAACAACGGATTACATCATTATTGCTTCCCGCTCCCGAAGCGGAGTTGGAAGCGTCCTGCAAGGAACTGGACGAAAAGGTAACATGGCTGCTGCACAACAGCCGGAAAATGGACAACTACTTG from Barnesiella propionica encodes:
- a CDS encoding leucine-rich repeat domain-containing protein; this encodes MEHFKEVPDVNRLIISPLYLREGLEFAKNQGYNDILISTDDIGISGVSCKHTLNVSLICEYDFIETLIISGYDFTIEPCNLNQLSVLPHLKKLGLWIDKVFTIDFSLFPKLEELKYYHTKQTENVDTLINLKRLHIYNLKSEDLKELKSMNLLEELTLWDAKNINLNGLCQLTNIRTLEIVRSRKMIDIRGLCNSNRLKELSLYYCNNITDISVLNRLSRVKILRLRNCKRLQDLTQLVPNNTIKQISISSLKDLKFLAGMKKLKFLHFDDVIDGDISPLLDSSLEFVGMVSKKKYSHTEKEVNLILERNRLNNK